A single region of the Nocardioides aurantiacus genome encodes:
- a CDS encoding glycerophosphodiester phosphodiesterase family protein yields the protein MLRSRPQVVAHRGASDVKAEHTLGAYVAALDAGAEALECDVRLTADGHLVCVHDRDLRRISHDPSVVSATELADLEALDVASWKEAWADLDDEAPMGDPALGKVLTLRRLLETVADYDRPVSLAIETKHPTRYAGLVEQRLVELLDEFGWTGADAPVRVMSFSWLALRRVRRLAPDLDVVMLVETRQQWYRVKPFIDGDWIVGPGMDMVREHPDVVRRMVDVHGRRVHVWVVNDLADVDRCADLGIQAVITDRPGAVVTHLTKS from the coding sequence ATGCTCCGCTCCCGGCCGCAGGTGGTCGCGCACCGTGGCGCCAGCGACGTCAAGGCCGAGCACACCCTGGGGGCCTACGTCGCGGCGCTCGACGCCGGTGCGGAGGCGCTGGAGTGCGACGTCCGGCTGACCGCCGACGGCCACCTCGTGTGCGTCCACGACCGCGACCTGCGCCGCATCTCCCACGACCCCTCGGTCGTCTCCGCGACCGAGCTGGCCGACCTGGAGGCGCTCGACGTGGCCTCGTGGAAGGAGGCGTGGGCCGACCTCGACGACGAGGCCCCGATGGGCGACCCCGCGCTGGGCAAGGTGCTGACCCTGCGGCGACTGCTCGAGACGGTGGCCGACTACGACCGTCCGGTCTCGCTGGCCATCGAGACCAAGCACCCCACGCGCTACGCGGGCCTGGTCGAGCAGCGGCTGGTGGAGCTGCTCGACGAGTTCGGCTGGACCGGCGCCGACGCCCCGGTGCGGGTGATGTCGTTCTCCTGGCTGGCGCTGCGACGTGTGCGTCGCCTCGCGCCCGACCTCGACGTGGTGATGCTCGTGGAGACCCGCCAGCAGTGGTACCGCGTGAAGCCCTTCATCGACGGTGACTGGATCGTCGGTCCCGGCATGGACATGGTGCGCGAGCACCCTGACGTCGTACGCCGCATGGTCGACGTGCACGGCCGCCGCGTGCACGTGTGGGTCGTCAACGACCTCGCGGACGTCGACCGCTGCGCCGACCTCGGCATCCAGGCCGTGATCACCGACCGCCCGGGCGCGGTCGTGACCCACCTGACGAAGAGCTGA
- the aat gene encoding leucyl/phenylalanyl-tRNA--protein transferase, translated as MPLEPPSTPWAFPSPVSAESDLVAVGADLEPGTLLSAYRHGLFPMAVDELPDQMAWWSPVDRGVLPLDGLRVSRSLRQSAAHLEVRVDTSFAEVLAGCADPSRPGGWIDEAIASAYTRLFELGWAHSVETWRDGELVGGLYGVAVGGLFAGESMFSRARDASKVALMGLVDLLRDEYADRRLLDTQWQTDHLATLGVVEVDRRVYLKRLERALALPLPVAFAG; from the coding sequence GTGCCCCTCGAACCCCCCAGCACGCCGTGGGCGTTCCCCTCACCGGTCTCGGCGGAGAGCGACCTGGTCGCGGTCGGGGCCGACCTGGAGCCCGGCACGCTGCTCAGCGCCTACCGCCACGGGCTGTTCCCGATGGCCGTCGACGAGCTGCCCGACCAGATGGCGTGGTGGTCGCCGGTCGACCGCGGCGTGCTGCCCCTCGACGGCCTGCGCGTCAGCCGGTCGCTGCGGCAGTCGGCGGCCCACCTCGAGGTGCGGGTCGACACCAGCTTCGCCGAGGTGCTCGCGGGCTGCGCCGACCCGTCGCGCCCAGGAGGCTGGATCGACGAGGCCATCGCCTCGGCGTACACCCGGCTGTTCGAGCTCGGCTGGGCCCACTCCGTGGAGACCTGGCGCGACGGCGAGCTGGTGGGCGGGCTGTACGGCGTCGCCGTCGGCGGCCTGTTCGCCGGCGAGTCGATGTTCTCCCGCGCCCGCGACGCCTCCAAGGTGGCGCTGATGGGCCTGGTCGACCTGCTGCGCGACGAGTACGCCGACCGCCGCCTGCTCGACACGCAGTGGCAGACCGACCACCTCGCCACCCTCGGCGTCGTCGAGGTCGACCGCCGGGTCTACCTCAAGCGGCTCGAGCGCGCGCTGGCGCTCCCGCTCCCGGTGGCCTTCGCGGGCTGA
- a CDS encoding DUF4396 domain-containing protein, translating into MSTSHTSEPDVHAHGHAHGRAQGNGRAMAASATLHCLTGCAIGEVTGLLVGTAVGLGTGQTLLLAVALAFVFGYTLSTLPLLRAGLGLGAALGVVLAADTLSIATMEVVDNLVMALIPGAMDAGLVNVVFWVSMPVALAVAFAAAYPVNAFLLARGRGHALTHRFHDAPAPTGWRRLVPAPATGTLVAVIAAFMVGGLVVSAAASLG; encoded by the coding sequence ATGAGCACCTCCCACACCTCCGAGCCAGACGTCCACGCGCACGGCCACGCACACGGCCGCGCCCAGGGGAACGGCCGGGCCATGGCCGCCAGCGCGACCCTGCACTGCCTCACGGGCTGCGCGATCGGCGAGGTGACCGGGCTGCTGGTCGGCACCGCGGTCGGCCTGGGCACCGGCCAGACGCTGCTGCTCGCGGTCGCCCTGGCGTTCGTCTTCGGCTACACCCTCTCCACGCTGCCGCTGCTCCGCGCCGGTCTGGGCCTCGGCGCCGCCCTGGGCGTCGTCCTCGCCGCCGACACCCTGTCGATCGCGACCATGGAGGTCGTCGACAACCTGGTGATGGCGCTGATCCCGGGGGCGATGGACGCCGGTCTGGTCAACGTCGTCTTCTGGGTCTCGATGCCGGTCGCGCTGGCCGTGGCGTTCGCCGCGGCGTACCCCGTGAACGCCTTCCTGCTCGCCCGCGGCCGCGGACACGCCCTGACCCACCGCTTCCACGACGCCCCCGCCCCGACGGGCTGGCGCCGCCTGGTCCCCGCCCCGGCGACCGGCACCCTCGTCGCGGTGATCGCCGCCTTCATGGTCGGCGGCCTGGTCGTCTCGGCCGCCGCGTCGCTGGGTTGA
- a CDS encoding rhodanese-like domain-containing protein, with protein sequence MTEVPTIEVPQVPDPLPAGVTVLDVREPVEWQHGHIDGALHVPLTQVPDRLEELPVDQQLLVVCKVGGRSAQATAFLREKGFEAVNLAGGMLDWADAGRPMVAETGQDPAVV encoded by the coding sequence ATGACCGAGGTCCCGACCATCGAGGTCCCGCAGGTGCCCGACCCGCTGCCCGCGGGCGTCACCGTCCTCGACGTCCGCGAGCCCGTCGAGTGGCAGCACGGCCACATCGACGGCGCGCTCCACGTCCCGCTCACCCAGGTGCCGGACCGGCTCGAGGAGCTGCCCGTCGACCAGCAGCTGCTGGTGGTCTGCAAGGTCGGCGGCCGCTCGGCCCAGGCCACGGCCTTCCTGCGCGAGAAGGGCTTCGAGGCGGTCAACCTCGCCGGCGGCATGCTCGACTGGGCCGACGCCGGCCGACCGATGGTGGCCGAGACCGGCCAGGACCCCGCGGTCGTCTGA
- a CDS encoding EcsC family protein, whose translation MSFASRLGRQLDQQLGPRLSERAPQLASGFVQQALDRAIRGAGPLDGAAMAAEKALDAHRDDPDGAVSQLIEDHVRLAGAQGFVTNIGGLVTMTVAVPANIAGLALVQCRLVAAVAHLRGYDLADPRTRNAVLATLVGEEKLLSLVTQRKLPGTPMALATAPVHDPHLDVLVANEVASELMTRVAGKRLASTVGRRVPVVGGLVGAGTDGYATWRIGRYVDRELLPRRRR comes from the coding sequence ATGAGCTTCGCCAGTCGTCTCGGCCGCCAGCTCGACCAGCAGCTCGGGCCGCGCCTGTCCGAGCGCGCCCCGCAGCTGGCGTCGGGCTTCGTGCAGCAGGCGCTGGACCGGGCGATCCGGGGCGCGGGCCCGCTCGACGGCGCCGCGATGGCGGCCGAGAAGGCGCTCGACGCCCACCGCGACGACCCGGACGGGGCGGTCTCCCAGCTGATCGAGGACCACGTGCGCCTCGCCGGCGCCCAGGGGTTCGTGACCAACATCGGGGGCCTGGTCACGATGACGGTGGCGGTGCCGGCCAACATCGCCGGGCTGGCGCTGGTCCAGTGCCGGCTGGTCGCGGCCGTCGCGCACCTGCGCGGCTACGACCTCGCCGACCCCCGCACCCGCAACGCCGTGCTGGCCACGCTGGTGGGCGAGGAGAAGCTGCTCTCGCTGGTCACCCAGCGCAAGCTGCCCGGCACCCCGATGGCGCTGGCCACCGCTCCCGTGCACGACCCGCACCTCGACGTCCTGGTCGCCAACGAGGTGGCCTCGGAGCTGATGACGCGGGTCGCCGGCAAGCGGCTGGCCAGCACGGTCGGCCGCCGGGTGCCGGTCGTGGGCGGCCTCGTCGGAGCGGGCACCGACGGCTACGCGACCTGGCGGATCGGTCGCTACGTCGACCGCGAGCTGCTGCCGCGCAGGCGCCGGTAG
- a CDS encoding winged helix DNA-binding domain-containing protein: MPLTWEDLAGRALARQFPAVEGREAAAVADTLARVGPVQSQTARSPFLGLAARLPGVEHGAIAAAYDAHLVVRGSNLRGTVHTSTAADHALLEVATRTGQRPLWARTLRLEATSLEQVWAALEDHAREEWRTPAELGEHLRAWIARHDPGATPRLEDTLGRYLAFGHGGLVRRPLTGGWEGQGKPVYRTATALLGPRDDALGDPGTTLAELVRRHLARHGPASRQDLAWWAGVGLRGVDACLARLGEAGATEQAQGPDGRTYHDLTDAPGPVELPGVRLLPEFDALMCGYEPSARVRFATPEHLARLWHQANGLVDAPLLLDGRLTGAWRLAGSGRARRCEVRWFAGTRRPRRAEVEEQLEHLQRAYPVEVTALDVTREQG, from the coding sequence ATGCCGCTCACCTGGGAGGACCTGGCCGGACGGGCGCTGGCCCGGCAGTTCCCGGCAGTCGAGGGACGTGAGGCCGCCGCGGTGGCCGACACCCTCGCCCGGGTCGGGCCGGTGCAGTCGCAGACCGCCAGGTCGCCCTTCCTCGGCCTGGCCGCCCGGCTGCCCGGGGTCGAGCACGGCGCGATCGCCGCGGCGTACGACGCCCACCTGGTCGTCCGCGGCTCCAACCTGCGCGGCACCGTGCACACCTCGACCGCCGCCGACCACGCCCTGCTCGAGGTCGCCACCCGCACCGGCCAGCGGCCGCTGTGGGCTCGCACCCTGAGGCTGGAGGCGACCTCGCTGGAGCAGGTGTGGGCCGCGCTGGAGGACCACGCCCGCGAGGAGTGGCGGACGCCGGCCGAGCTCGGCGAGCACCTGCGCGCCTGGATCGCCCGGCACGACCCCGGCGCCACCCCGCGGCTCGAGGACACCCTCGGGCGCTACCTCGCGTTCGGTCACGGCGGTCTCGTACGCCGCCCGCTCACCGGCGGCTGGGAGGGCCAGGGCAAGCCGGTCTACCGCACCGCGACGGCGCTGCTGGGGCCGCGCGACGACGCGCTCGGCGACCCCGGGACCACCCTGGCCGAGCTCGTGCGCCGCCACCTCGCCCGCCACGGCCCGGCCAGCCGCCAGGACCTCGCCTGGTGGGCCGGGGTGGGGCTGCGGGGCGTGGACGCCTGCCTGGCCCGGCTCGGCGAGGCCGGCGCGACCGAGCAGGCGCAGGGGCCGGACGGTCGGACCTACCACGACCTCACCGACGCCCCGGGGCCCGTCGAGCTGCCCGGCGTACGCCTGCTGCCGGAGTTCGACGCGCTGATGTGTGGCTACGAGCCGTCGGCCCGGGTGCGGTTCGCCACCCCCGAGCACCTCGCCCGGCTCTGGCACCAGGCCAACGGCCTCGTCGACGCGCCGCTGCTCCTCGACGGCCGGCTCACCGGCGCGTGGCGGCTCGCGGGCAGCGGCCGGGCGCGGCGGTGCGAGGTGCGGTGGTTCGCGGGCACCCGCCGGCCGCGTCGCGCCGAGGTGGAGGAGCAGCTGGAGCACCTGCAGCGGGCCTACCCCGTGGAGGTCACGGCCCTCGACGTGACCCGCGAGCAGGGCTGA
- a CDS encoding ATP-binding protein: MTTLSPQPPASEPVTLALPFSAESAAVARHRLRDWLHGHGAGGDHLDDARLVLSELVGNAVRHARPLSDDTLRVEWDHHDAGLDIAVTDGGSVSSPERLDAAVSDLAGRGLAIVDTLASRWWVEATRSRTTVHALVELS, from the coding sequence ATGACCACCCTCTCCCCCCAGCCCCCGGCCTCCGAACCGGTGACGCTGGCGCTTCCCTTCAGCGCCGAGAGCGCCGCCGTCGCCCGTCACCGGCTGCGCGACTGGCTGCACGGTCACGGTGCCGGCGGCGACCACCTTGACGACGCCCGGCTGGTCCTGAGCGAGCTCGTCGGCAACGCCGTGCGCCACGCCCGGCCGCTGTCCGACGACACCCTGCGGGTGGAGTGGGACCACCACGACGCCGGCCTCGACATCGCCGTCACCGACGGCGGCTCGGTGAGCAGCCCCGAGCGCCTCGACGCCGCCGTCTCCGACCTCGCGGGCCGCGGCCTGGCCATCGTCGACACCCTGGCCTCGCGCTGGTGGGTCGAGGCCACCCGGTCGCGCACCACCGTGCACGCCCTCGTCGAGCTGTCCTGA
- a CDS encoding Fpg/Nei family DNA glycosylase — MPELPEVEALAGDLSRRLAGRAVVRVDIVAFSCLKTYDPPVTALAGGMVDGVRRHGKFLDLDVSGTHLVLHLAKAGWVRWRDEVPATPPRPSTKSTLAARVVLSPGPDGGEEAALDLTEAGTRKSLALYVVRDPAEVEGIARLGPDPLVGDFGLDTLREILQRAGRAQIKGVLRQQSNIAGIGNAYSDEILHVARMSPFKPASSLDDEELEVLLAAIRSSLGDAVERSTGLEASKLKGEKKTNLRVHGRAGEACPVCGDTVRSVSFADSSLEYCATCQTGGKPLADRRMSRLLK; from the coding sequence GTGCCCGAGCTGCCCGAGGTCGAAGCCCTCGCCGGTGACCTGTCGCGTCGCCTGGCGGGCCGCGCCGTGGTCCGTGTCGACATCGTCGCCTTCAGCTGCCTGAAGACCTACGACCCACCGGTGACCGCGTTGGCGGGCGGGATGGTCGACGGGGTGCGTCGCCACGGCAAGTTCCTCGACCTCGACGTCTCCGGCACCCACCTCGTGCTGCACCTCGCCAAGGCCGGCTGGGTCCGCTGGCGCGACGAGGTCCCGGCGACGCCGCCGCGACCCAGCACCAAGTCGACGCTGGCGGCGCGCGTCGTGCTCAGCCCCGGTCCCGACGGGGGCGAGGAGGCCGCGCTCGACCTGACCGAGGCCGGCACCCGCAAGAGCCTGGCGCTGTACGTCGTCCGCGACCCCGCCGAGGTCGAGGGGATCGCCCGACTGGGACCCGACCCGCTGGTCGGCGACTTCGGCCTCGACACGTTGCGCGAGATCCTGCAGCGGGCCGGCCGGGCGCAGATCAAGGGCGTCCTGCGCCAGCAGAGCAACATCGCCGGCATCGGCAACGCCTACTCCGACGAGATCCTCCACGTCGCTCGGATGTCGCCGTTCAAGCCCGCCAGCAGCCTCGACGACGAGGAGCTGGAGGTGCTCCTCGCCGCGATCCGCTCCTCGCTGGGGGACGCGGTCGAGCGCTCCACCGGTCTGGAGGCCAGCAAGCTCAAGGGCGAGAAGAAGACCAACCTGCGGGTCCACGGTCGCGCCGGTGAGGCGTGCCCGGTCTGCGGCGACACGGTCCGCTCGGTCAGCTTCGCCGACTCCAGCCTGGAGTACTGCGCCACGTGCCAGACCGGCGGCAAGCCGCTCGCCGACCGCCGGATGTCGCGGCTGCTGAAGTAG
- a CDS encoding ATP-binding protein, whose amino-acid sequence MDPVRNPYAPGAGQRPPELAGRDRELRQFEVVLERVASGRPDRSLVLSGLRGVGKTVLLNALRSLAVKRAWGTGKIEARPDQSLRLPLAQAVHAAVREVAHRHRDPERVDEVAGVLKAFALRTELKDRKAAGAGRWQPPTDVVAARGRADSGDLELDLVELFTDVASLARDLGVGIALFVDEMQDIAVPELAALCGACHEISQQGAPLVVVGAGLPHLPAALAASKSYAERLFRYVAVDRLPRDMAERAWTLPAATEDATYEPQALAELYRLTDGYPYFVQAYGKVTWDVAVDSPITWSDVMQAAPEAEAELAVGFFGARYDRATPAERDYMVAMADLGEGTGDAAVTTADVARLLERKPQSLSPARDGLIKKGLVFSAERGTVAFTVPHFGKFLRAQR is encoded by the coding sequence ATGGACCCCGTGCGCAACCCCTACGCCCCCGGCGCCGGCCAGCGGCCGCCCGAGCTGGCCGGTCGCGACCGCGAGCTGCGGCAGTTCGAGGTGGTGCTCGAGCGGGTGGCCTCCGGCCGGCCCGACCGCAGCCTGGTGCTCTCCGGCCTGCGCGGCGTCGGCAAGACGGTGCTGCTGAACGCGTTGCGCAGCCTGGCCGTCAAGCGCGCCTGGGGCACCGGCAAGATCGAGGCCCGGCCCGACCAGTCGCTGCGACTGCCGCTGGCCCAGGCCGTCCACGCCGCGGTCCGTGAGGTCGCGCACCGCCACCGCGACCCCGAGCGGGTCGACGAGGTCGCCGGGGTGCTCAAGGCGTTCGCCCTGCGCACCGAGCTCAAGGACCGCAAGGCCGCCGGCGCCGGGCGCTGGCAGCCGCCGACCGACGTCGTCGCCGCCCGCGGCCGCGCCGACTCCGGCGACCTCGAGCTCGACCTGGTCGAGCTGTTCACCGACGTCGCCTCGCTGGCCCGCGACCTCGGCGTCGGCATCGCGCTTTTCGTCGACGAGATGCAGGACATCGCCGTGCCCGAGCTCGCCGCGCTGTGCGGCGCGTGCCACGAGATCAGCCAGCAGGGCGCCCCGCTCGTCGTGGTCGGCGCGGGCCTGCCCCACCTGCCGGCGGCGCTCGCCGCCTCCAAGTCCTACGCCGAGCGGCTGTTCCGCTACGTCGCCGTCGACCGGCTCCCCCGCGACATGGCCGAGCGGGCCTGGACGCTGCCCGCGGCGACCGAGGACGCGACGTACGAACCGCAGGCCCTGGCCGAGCTCTACCGCCTCACCGACGGCTACCCCTACTTCGTGCAGGCCTACGGCAAGGTCACCTGGGACGTCGCGGTCGACTCCCCGATCACCTGGAGCGACGTGATGCAGGCCGCCCCCGAGGCCGAGGCCGAGCTGGCCGTCGGGTTCTTCGGCGCCCGCTACGACCGCGCCACCCCGGCCGAGCGCGACTACATGGTCGCCATGGCCGACCTCGGCGAGGGCACCGGCGACGCGGCCGTGACGACCGCCGACGTCGCCCGGCTGCTCGAGCGCAAGCCGCAGTCGCTCTCCCCCGCCCGCGACGGCCTGATCAAGAAGGGCTTGGTCTTCTCCGCCGAACGCGGCACCGTGGCCTTCACCGTGCCGCACTTCGGCAAGTTCCTGCGCGCCCAGCGCTGA